One genomic window of Sarcophilus harrisii chromosome X, mSarHar1.11, whole genome shotgun sequence includes the following:
- the NEXMIF gene encoding neurite extension and migration factor has product MDDQQEKESASEDRGTRLINGMKENAHPQGSNDQDLMVKLAATTLQTLSLTPKETLVSTRGLLPLTSKKPCLPSPPSPLRLTDAPEHSSNDSSVHAIALTSGITKGLNTWSLPGDCEKAPLTIMEPGGMSAFTGDCLMQPSRTCLGCFIESKDGIDAEPGISLKPGDINRDYDTCSVSDIGIHCMNTGETMRFGDELLSDQLLGFPLHKSRAGDKRDTEKSDSDSEDPTQKNYYEGLLLDKCNGEETLLSNANQEWGYFESFISESKIELLDLCSKNELSVNLFSEEDVDNYMFDDDDSTLGSDVCSLKIRYESFQDNVRDKTNVLQDDAQFNFFPSVFTSCSKRETKNGGLKRSGDSSQFKVPTESIIWGEEDEEEEDKKIRDQEAEVQENKRVEEEEKEFGGLSALSKPCKGTTDVVKYVNSKRNPFLDTANSAEDSGEFSDDSSCTESSYDALKEIKDCSRYLTRDPHSGSSSASTTIQQNYGLRAKRKVRYSEDYLYDVDSIESERMCEKKEWQPDGQKEEDDDEWCPKKRRKVPRKEPPVIIKYIIINRFKGEKHMLVKLSKVDANEMTVTLNENLLHKYARLAPLKGFWQEKQQNRLDSLRSTLYHKQSFHLNGLEAPFPPPPRKRKCKLANRHRIQRIQAIEQSTNKQGSFSCDQKQAAGSKEDAGSKGAPHTGARATSSCASEAHLNDMAGPDSAKSRSQDREFRKGPERKVLHRIKFKSEARLKCKKNKAGQESSKAAPHPAPDSQEAGSSLKNENIRRAPDSSHRSNCREDNATKNSLFLPATCSPDAPLPSANIATNVPVIPGGYLQTLLDASDLSNATAISYFTHHPPGQHSAVLPQPEKAFTSLQTGQSCVLSPPSESELQHSPHPLKMDASSFGSVWPNKAMTGPQDFMADASGEATGALSGKFGGSEIIPTGDNLSAAIYGPMGGSKHPYPTKYMQDNQLPPDDVYQQCHFNNAEGCFPFHRGTLNTDNGRLISFDSVGSLSVSSSNYSSLSLKSCEKEGDEDINDDFLAHCSPKLVIQQSIDEITPLKESTDLLDISNFTPDKFRHSSLSEMSPPDTPSLSPQITGSENSKALGVLKVFPEGTPGPLSSGEKVKWDCGSLPHQDETGDGFNLCNHQFQFHMFNDEDSVGLLQKNPCLSTFNEPSGQISTSSKVSKSKKKSSPSKSGVTNQSSSPKGTRKKTSKANNKGIEKSPSKASRQMPKSTRKGKYAAAVANGEKTQIGLIRGGGQLNNAATGKFLAGCMHHGSPTTPVKMTGHKDFSGEWSMGKDSGTGWTDVGMGNANSLLDDDQREFEEPSNILSNIASGMADVQRFMMASMEPLWSPVGHHGVPNIYRSPESNSLKLKTLKILAGTPQESKKKANSGSPGASKNHRSPKSSSRSSGKAVVGDPGRANTAGYNSDIHSPFLDKNYSNLSTLGNNGPTHKKLYRHKSSSKTLRDENCKGKRQEREAALKDSAGTSTFEKLR; this is encoded by the coding sequence CCCACCCCCAAGGCTCCAATGACCAGGATCTGATGGTGAAGCTGGCAGCAACAACATTGCAGACCCTGAGCCTGACGCCCAAAGAGACTCTGGTGTCTACGCGGGGCCTTCTGCCTCTGACTTCTAAGAAACCCTGCCTACCAAGTCCCCCATCTCCCCTGAGGCTGACCGATGCACCTGAACACTCTTCTAATGATTCTTCCGTGCATGCTATTGCCCTCACATCTGGTATAACCAAGGGCCTGAACACATGGTCGCTGCCAGGGGACTGTGAGAAAGCTCCACTCACCATCATGGAACCTGGAGGCATGTCGGCCTTTACTGGCGACTGTCTCATGCAGCCAAGTCGGACTTGCCTGGGCTGTTTCATTGAGTCTAAGGATGGGATTGACGCAGAACCGGGTATAAGCTTGAAACCAGGTGATATAAATAGGGATTATGATACCTGTTCTGTCTCTGATATAGGGATCCATTGTATGAACACGGGAGAAACCATGAGATTCGGAGATGAGCTGCTTTCTGACCAGCTCCTAGGCTTCCCTCTCCATAAATCCAGGGCGGGAGacaaaagagacacagagaaatctGACAGTGACTCAGAGGACCCCACTCAGAAAAATTATTATGAGGGATTGCTATTGGATAAATGCAACGGTGAGGAAACTCTGCTTTCAAATGCTAACCAGGAATGGGGCTACTTTGAATCCTTCATCAGTGAGAGCAAGATCGAGCTCCTTGACCTCTGCTCAAAAAATGAGCTGTCAGTCAACCTATTTTCAGAAGAGGATGTAGACAACTATATGTTTGATGATGACGACTCTACTCTGGGCAGTGACGTCTGCTCCCTGAAGATCCGATATGAATCCTTCCAGGACAACGTGCGAGACAAGACCAATGTCCTGCAGGACGATGCCCAGTTCAACTTCTTCCCCAGTGTTTTCACCAGCTGCTCCAAGAGGGAGACAAAGAATGGAGGCCTGAAGCGGAGTGGAGACTCCTCCCAGTTCAAAGTCCCCACAGAGAGCATCATCTGGGgggaagaggatgaggaggaagaggacaagAAAATAAGAGACCAGGAAGCTGAAGTCCAGGAGAACAAGagagtagaggaagaagaaaaggagtttGGAGGGTTGTCTGCCTTAAGCAAACCGTGCAAGGGGACCACTGATGTGGTCAAGTATGTCAATTCCAAGCGCAACCCCTTCCTTGACACTGCCAACTCTGCAGAGGATTCTGGGGAGTTCAGCGATGACAGCTCCTGCACCGAGTCTTCATATGATGCCTTGAAGGAGATTAAGGATTGTAGCCGCTATCTTACCCGTGATCCTCATTCTGGCTCTTCTTCTGCCTCCACCACCATCCAGCAGAACTATGGACTGAGGGCTAAAAGGAAAGTCCGGTACAGTGAAGACTACCTATATGATGTTGATTCCATAGAAAGTGAGAGGATGTGCGAGAAGAAGGAGTGGCAGCCAGATGGGCAGAAGGAGGAGGATGATGACGAGTGGTGCCCCAAGAAGAGACGGAAAGTGCCTCGCAAGGAACCTCCAGTCATTATCAAATATATTATCATCAATCGATTCAAGGGGGAGAAGCACATGCTGGTGAAGCTGAGTAAGGTGGACGCCAATGAGATGACGGTAACATTGAATGAGAACCTGCTGCACAAGTACGCCAGGCTGGCCCCACTGAAGGGCTTCTGGCAAGAGAAGCAGCAGAATCGCCTTGATTCCCTTAGATCCACCCTTTATCACAAGCAAAGCTTCCACCTGAATGGCCTCGAGGCCCCATTCCCACCTCCTCCTCGGAAAAGAAAGTGCAAACTGGCCAACCGGCACAGGATCCAGAGAATCCAAGCCATCGAACAATCGACAAACAAACAGGGCTCCTTCTCCTGTGATCAGAAGCAAGCTGCTGGCAGTAAAGAAGATGCAGGCTCAAAAGGTGCACCTCACACAGGGGCTAGAGCTACCTCCAGCTGTGCCAGTGAAGCGCATTTAAATGACATGGCTGGTCCTGACTCAGCGAAGAGCCGATCACAAGACCGAGAGTTCCGGAAAGGGCCAGAGAGGAAAGTGCTCCACCgaatcaaatttaaaagtgaaGCCAGGTTAAAATGCAAGAAGAACAAAGCTGGGCAGGAAAGCAGTAAGGCGGCCCCTCATCCAGCCCCAGACAGCCAAGAGGCAGGCTCCAGTCTCAAGAATGAGAATATTCGTAGAGCCCCGGACAGCTCCCATCGATCCAATTGTCGGGAAGATAACGCTACTAAAAATTCTCTCTTCTTACCAGCCACCTGCTCGCCTGACGCGCCTCTGCCATCTGCTAATATCGCCACCAATGTACCCGTTATCCCTGGAGGGTATCTGCAGACATTGTTAGATGCATcggatttatcaaatgctaccGCCATCTCCTACTTCACCCACCATCCCCCAGGCCAGCATTCTGCTGTCCTTCCTCAGCCAGAAAAAGCATTCACATCTCTCCAAACTGGCCAGAGCTGTGTGCTCTCCCCACCTTCAGAATCTGAGCTGCAGCACTCACCCCATCCCCTCAAAATGGATGCAAGTTCCTTTGGAAGTGTGTGGCCCAACAAGGCTATGACTGGCCCTCAGGATTTTATGGCTGATGCCTCAGGAGAGGCAACTGGGGCCCTCTCAGGCAAGTTTGGTGGCTCTGAAATAATTCCAACAGGGGATAACCTCTCAGCTGCTATCTATGGCCCAATGGGGGGCAGCAAGCACCCATACCCCACTAAATATATGCAGGACAACCAGCTGCCACCCGATGATGTCTATCAGCAGTGCCATTTCAATAATGCAGAGGGCTGCTTTCCTTTCCATCGGGGCACGCTCAACACAGACAATGGCCGGCTCATTAGCTTTGATTCTGTGGGCTCGCTGTCAGTCAGCTCCAGCAATTACAGCTCCTTGAGCTTGAAGTCTTGTGAAAAGGAGGGTGATGAGGATATCAATGATGACTTCTTAGCTCACTGCAGTCCCAAGCTGGTGATCCAGCAGAGCATTGATGAGATCACCCCCTTAAAGGAGTCCACTGACCTCCTAGACATCTCTAACTTCACACCGGACAAATTCCGCCACTCATCTCTCTCAGAGATGTCTCCACCAGACACCCCTAGTCTTTCGCCACAGATCACAGGCTCAGAGAATAGTAAGGCACTAGGGGTACTTAAGGTGTTCCCAGAGGGCACCCCAGGCCCTTTGAGCAGCGGAGAGAAGGTCAAGTGGGACTGTGGCAGCCTTCCACACCAAGATGAGACAGGTGATGGATTTAATTTATGTAACCATCAGTTTCAGTTCCATATGTTCAATGATGAGGACTCTGTCGGCCTACTCCAAAAAAACCCTTGCCTGTCAACATTTAATGAGCCATCTGGTCAAATTAGCACCAGTAGCAAAGTGTCAAAATCGAAAAAGAAAAGTTCACCCAGCAAGAGTGGGGTTACAAACCAAAGCTCTTCCCCAAAAGGCACCAGGAAAAAGACTTCTAAAGCCAACAATAAAGGAATTGAAAAGTCACCCAGCAAAGCCTCCCGTCAGATGCCCAAGTCAAcgagaaaaggaaaatatgcaGCAGCTGTGGCTAATGGTGAGAAAACTCAAATCGGTCTCATCCGAGGAGGGGGTCAGCTCAACAATGCCGCCACGGGAAAGTTCTTGGCAGGATGTATGCACCATGGTAGCCCCACAACCCCTGTGAAGATGACAGGCCACAAAGACTTCTCTGGGGAGTGGTCAATGGGGAAGGACAGTGGCACAGGCTGGACTGATGTAGGCATGGGCAATGCCAACAGCCTCCTGGATGATGACCAGAGAGAATTTGAAGAACCTTCTAACATTTTGTCCAACATTGCTTCTGGCATGGCTGATGTGCAGAGATTCATGATGGCCTCCATGGAGCCCCTTTGGAGCCCAGTGGGCCATCATGGGGTTCCAAATATATACCGTTCTCCTGAGTCCAACAGCCTAAaattaaaaaccctaaaaatCTTGGCTGGTACCCCACAGGAGTCTAAGAAAAAGGCCAACAGTGGCTCCCCAGGAGCCAGTAAGAATCACAGGTCACCCAAGAGTTCTAGCAGAAGCAGTGGGAAAGCAGTCGTAGGTGATCCTGGCCGGGCAAACACAGCAGGATACAACTCAGACATTCACTCTCCCTTCTTGGATAAAAACTATAGTAACTTGAGCACTTTAGGGAATAACGGACCTACACACAAAAAGTTATACCGTCACAAATCCAGCTCAAAAACCCTGAGGGATGAGAATTGTAAGGGAAAACGTCAGGAGCGGGAAGCAGCCCTCAAGGACTCAGCTGGGACATCTACTTTCGAAAAACTGAGGTAA